The genomic window CTCAACGAAATATTCCTCGGGCAAGCCAATCTTCATCCCCTTAATTGGTTTTTCTAATTGAGCTAGATCAATGTGCTGAACACCTTTAGCAATTGAACTATCATGACTATCGCGCCCACAAGTTGCATTAAAAACCAGCGCCGCATCATAGACTGATTTAGTAAGCGGCCCTACTTGATCGAGCGAAGAGGTCATCGCAATAACTCCATGACGCGAAACGCTGCCGTAGGTTGGTTTGAGACCAACCACCCCGCAAAATGACGCCGGCTGGCGAACTGAACCACCCGTATCTGTACCAAGCGCTGCCACGCATTCATCTGCAGCCACGGCTGCCGCCGAGCCACCTGACGAACCACCAGGTACGCGCATCGTATCCCACGGATTTTTCGGCTGGCTCATCCGTGTATTTTCATTTGATGAACCCATAGCAAATTCATCGAGGCTGGTTTTCCCCAGAAATACTGCACCGGCTTCCTTTAATTTAGAAATCACTGTCGCATCGTATGCAGCGCGATAATCAGCCAATGCTTGAGAACCGGCAGTACAACGACGGCCAGCTATCATAATCAAATCCTTAATAGCAAATGGGATGCCGGTCAATTCGGCAGCCATTCCTTCTTTTCGACGCTGGTCAGCCGCGTCAGCCTCGGCTAAGGCTGATTCGGTATAGGTCTCGAGAAAAGCGCCAATCCGCTGATCATACTTTTTTATGCGCGCCAAATATTCCTCTGTAAGTTCACGAGAGGAAATCTTATTACCAGCTAATGCCTCATAAGCTGTCCGGATCGTCCAGGGTGCTGCCATATTATTCCATCACTGCTTTTACTTTATTAAGCCGGCCGGCTGCCTGAGGAAATTGCGCAATACTCTCATCCGCTAATGACGCGTCGACAGGAATATCCGCACGAAAAACGTCCGTCAGGTAATCAATATGTGACGACAGCTGAACGCTGCTCGTATCAACTTCTTCAATTTGTTTGGCATACTCTAGAACCGACGACAGTTGCTCACCAAAAACCTGAGCTTCCTCCGGGGTGAGCTCAATGCGCGCCAAATGTGCCAATCGCTGAATGTCTTGTTCGGTTAGTGCCATAGTGTTTTGGTAGTATATCACGCTTTCTTTAACAAGTTCAAAAAATCCATTTCACTCAAGATGGGCACACGATGCTTCATTGCCTGCTCCCGCTTTGAGCCAGGATTTTCGCCAACGACTAGATAATCGGTTTTAGCTGAAACGGCAGATTGAACCTTGCCACCCGCTTGTCGTATCCGTTCCGCAGCTTCTTCGCGAGACAATGATGCCAGTGTTCCCGTTATCACAAGCTTTTTCCCTTGCAGCGCTCCCACACTTTTCTGCGCCACCGCCCGTTCAATGATCACGCCGCGTTTCTGCAATCCAGCAATCAGCTGCATATTTTTCTTATTTTGAAAATAAGAATAGAGACTCTCTCCTACCACCCCACCCACATCGGGAATCCGCTGGAAATCCTCAAGCGAAGCTACCATCACGCGATCAATAGTGTGAAACGTCTCAGCTAATGAGCGAGCCGTTTCTTCACCGACATGCCGGATGCCAAGAGCATAGATAAATCGTGCCAATGAAACTTTTTTGGCCTTATGAATTGCATCAACCAAGTTATGTGCCGATTGCTCGGCAAAACGCTCGAGCGGCTCTAAGTCTGCCTCAGTCAGATCAAAGAGGTCAACCGGTAACTTCACCAAATCGGCTGCCGATAATTGTTCTAATATCTTTGGTCCCAATCCATCAATATCAAATGCTTTTTTCGATACAAAGTGTCGGAGCTGTTCATGTTGTAATGCGTAGCAACTCGAATTAGTGCAATAATACGCCACTTCACCTTCGCGCCGAGCCACGGACGAACCGCAGACCGGACACTTATTGGGCATGACAAATTTCTTTTCTGAACCGGCTCGCATGTTCGCCAACACCTGCACCACGTCGGGAATAATGTCGCCGGCTTTTTGGATGACTACAGTGTCCCCAATTCGCACATCAAGCCGATTAATCTCATCAATATTATGCAGCGTGGCGCGCGAAACCGTAGTACCGGCCACCTGGACTGGACGTAGATGAGCAACGGGAGTCAGTACTCCGGTGCGGCCGACCTGTACCTGAATATCCTCCACCACGGTCGTCGCTTGCTCTGCCGGATATTTATAGGCGATTGATCCGCGCGGCGCCTTCCCCACCACGCCGAGCTTTTTAAATGTCGCAATGTCATTAACCGTAACGACAATTCCATCCGACCAATAATTAAATCCTGATCGCTTTTTCCCGATCATCGTATGATAGGTCTCCACCTCATCAAGTGTTTTACACACCTGATTATGATCCCCAGCGCGGAAGCCCAGCTGTACTAATAATGCATGTGTATCGGCATGGGTCTGCTGCCCCAGGTCAGTCGGCAAATCATACGCCATGAAGCTGAGCCGGCGTGATGCCGTTATGGTAGGATCAAGCTGACGGATCGAACCAGCAGCAATGTTGCGCGGATTGGCAAATAATTCCTCGCCCCGTTTCTCCTGTTCACGGTTCAATGCATCAAACGTGCGCTTAGTCATATATACCTCGCCGCGAATCTCTACTTCATCAAGCGCCTGCTTCCGCAATGTCGGCGATAGTCCATCCAGCTGCAGTTGCAATGGAACTGCTTCAATAGTTCTGACATTCTGCGTGACATCTTCGCCGATACGACCATCGCCCCGCGTCGCCGCTCGATACAATACCCCACCACGATACACTAGTGAAAGTGCCAAGCCATCCATCTTCAATTCTGCAAAGTAGTCGAGCTGACGCGCATCTGGCAATAATTTACTGATGCGAGTTTCCCAGGCGATTACTTCACCCGCTGCAAAAACGTCATTCAACGATAACATTGGATGTTCATGATGAACTTTTTTAAAATCATCAAGCGGCTTGCCGCCGACACGCTGCGTCGGCGAATCGGGCGTGATCAATTCAGGATAACGCTCCTCAAGTTGCTGCAATTCATGCTTCAATGAATCAAGCGCCGCGTCTGAGATCTCTTGCCGGTCTAAAACATGATACTGATAACGATGGCGATTAATCTCAGCGCGCAATTGTTTCACGCGTTGCCGAGCTGAGTGCATGTCCATAGGTTAAATACAGTCTTCAAATAGCTTAAACGTACTGAGCTGATACCAATCAACAAATACTGCTTCATGATTGCTCCAACCACCCTCAGCCAAACCAAACGGATGATCGGTTATCTGAATTGAACGAGATGGATCAGTCGTTGGTAACGTCGTAGATCCAATGGGAAATGGCTCAGGAATAGTACAGGTTCGCCACACATCACTGCTTCCCGGCGCTTGGTCATCAACCACGACGGACTGCCCGCTAATTTCGACTGCCAAATCGCGTCCAGCTGGAGTACAGGGATTACCGGAACAATTGTAATTCATACGCAAACTGACATAGTAAGCATCCCCGGCCGACACATTCACCGGAATAGGCAATGTAAATCCCCAAATATTATTAAACCCTTTGATAAGACAGCCGCCCGCTCCTGACACGGTGCCGCATGAGGCATAGGTATTAGTCGTGGAGTGGCAGGCGCTAGCCAGCCAACCAGCCGCCTGACATGTAGCGCAATCTCCGCAGCTGACACCCGCACCCAGCGACTCCTCTACATGAATAGGCCCTGAACTGTAGGTAGGGTTGCTCAAAATTATTGTTTTCAATAATTCACCCTCACTGAATAACACATAATCGTACAGTCCATACAATGGTATTTTCCATGGAACTGTCGCGGTTAATGATTGCTTCAGGGCACTGCGTTCACCCACTGATTTGATCTGAATCAATGAGGGTAGGTCAACAACATTTCCGGCACCATTGGGCTCGTCATACGGGATAACCGAGACGCGAGATAAATTCCCAAACAGTGCCTTAATCCGCACGCGATAGCCGCGCGGAACTATGTTATTGAGTGGATCGTCAAATACGTCGAGTTCGTTAATAGTCCAGCCATTGGCGAGATCAGTCGGCCCAATAAGTTTTCGAGCGGCCACGGACTCGCCCAGCGTACCCTGCTCATCCCAGGCAATCCAAGATACCTCTGCCCAGGTACTTGGATCCGCTCCTCCATTCGTCACGACTATTGATTCAGCCACTGAATTCAAATCAAGTGTCAATGAATTTTCAAAATCATAATAATCAGCTTGAACAAATTGATTCTCGTATACCAGCTGATTTTGAATGACTGACGATTGCTGGCTGCTGCCAGCGTTATCATAGTTCGTATTATTGGATAATGACGCGGATAATCCTTGGATAGCTGTCACCGCATCGGCCAAGGTATTGCTGCCATTTATTCGCATTCGTTTCAGCGTATGCAAACCGCGCTCAATGCCAGACTCAGCCGCATAATAGGCCAGGACGGAGTCAGCCGCCGTAGTCGTCAGCTTCAGCTCATTAATAATAACCACCGATACCGTGATGGCAATGGCGGTAATCAAAAAAGTAATCAAGAGAACATACACCAATACAATCCCCTGAGGTTGAGTTGTGCGTCGATTAATCATGGTACTGGTTTTGTAATGCACTGGTAATAATCCGAGAGCTGACCAGAGTCTGCATGTTCACACTCGCTCGTTCTGCCTGGCTCTGACCGATAGCCGTTGATTTAATCATAATCAGCACGTGCGGCTGAACATTATCCCCATTACTGTAGTAACGACAAATGTCGTCCGTACCACAACGATAGGAATCCAGTCCAGCGGCAGTACAGGCAGCATCTCCCAATAATTGGCAATCAACTGGAAGAATGTTAGCAAAAGGATCGGCGCTCGGGGTAATCGTAAATGAAAGCGCTTCAATATTGACGCCGACTGGTGTCACATCAAGCCAACCGGTCCCGGCAGTATCGCATTCACCCGCCGTAACCTCTGTACAATATTGTACCCGGTCAGTGGCATGGCGAAAGAATACTAATTCGCCGCTCTGGCTGCGCAATGCCAGGGTGTCCACCCCGCTGCCAGCGGCTGGATGTAAATCGGTTCCCTGCGATTCGTAGTAATCATAATTAATGGTACCCAGCCGCACTTCCTGGGTCATCGTTTCAAACAACGCCCGCACGTCATCCAAAATCTTTTGTGATGCGAGCGCACGACGCTGGCTGTTACTGACCAGTAGATACACATTGGTCGCCACTAATACAGTCACGGTGAAAATCGCCATCGCCACGATCATCTCGATGAGGGTAAAGCCTGATTGGTTGTGTCGTCGAGTATACATATTATAGCGTTTGCCAATTATACAAACGATCTTCGAGAATCACTTTTCGATTTGATGCAGCATCAGGCCACCGTACTTCACTGATAATCCGATACCCGACCGTTTCCGGATACGCCGCGACTGGGCTGCCGCCCTGGCCACAGGTATAATTATCAAATTTATCCACAATGCGTTCTGCACCGCCCGCGTCATGGCAAATCGGATTGAGGTAGACTAATCGGTGATATTCCGTAGGATTACCTGTCACGCCAGCGCCTTGCCGATAAAAATTATTATTCAAATAGATACGCGCGGTCTGATCAGTAAATGCGGCAACGGAAAAATCAAAGGCGTACGGACTGGAACCGGTTATTACGGGAATAGCCGGACTCGCCCCTGTCAATCCGGCATCCCATACTTCATGTGCACAGGTGCCAGCGCCACAAAAGGAATCAGAGGTACAGGGCAAGCCTTCATTAGTGACGCCAGACCCACTGTCAGTGCAAATGCCATACTGCACCGTCACCCAATTACTATCCCGAATCCCGCGCGCGAGTTCAATCCCCTCGCGCGCTAAGCTGGTGGCGACTAATTTCTGCCGACTTTCCCGACTCGCGTTAATACTGGATACGATAAGCACAATCGTGGCGGTCAGCGCGGTAATCATGATGCCGAGAGCGAAAATAAGCTCAAGCAGCGTTTGTCCGGATTGGTTTTTTTTACTCCCTAGAATGTGCATCCGCCTTGGCTTTCGCTTATTTGATTAGACGCCCGGTTAACGGAAATAATGCGACAGATTGTGTCTATTTCTTGATGCTTCATCAGCAAATCGACCTGGGTACTGGCATCAGGCAATGCACCAACAAAAAATGAAATGGTGCCGGTCGGAGGGATAAAAACAATATCCAACGAATCAACCTCCGCCGCATGGGTGACGCCGCCGATGCGATACGCGATCATGCCCACATGCGTAGGAAGCGTGTCGGCCTGGAAAATGAGTGGATCAACCACTGAAAAATAATTTTCTGCGGTATTAGTATTGCCAAAAAGCGTATAACTATATGGGGCGCCAAAATGTACGCCGTATCCGCCCGGCGGTACTGCGTCAGTGCATGAGTTAACTGCGCCCCCGCAGTACGCGTCATTAGCACACCGCTCATACGCATGCTGCGTCGCTCCAAGTCCGCAAAAAAATAAACTATTACCTCCCGTGGAATACCCTTGTGCTAACCGAATTGATTGAATTAATTGAGTACTGGTCGAGCGTAAATCCTGCGTCTTATCGCCGCGGTTAAAATTAACGACGATGATCATCGTAAGCACACCAATAATAAACATGACAATCAATAATTCCAGCAGGGTGAATCCTCGACTATTGGGTTTCGCTATCATAAACCGATTAGTCCACGATAAAATTCTAAAATGCGTTCACCGAAAAAAAATGAAATAATCGTCGCCGCGGTTAAAAAGGTTCCAAAGGGTACTTGGCTTTTCCATTTCTTAGTATGAGCGACGATTAACCCGATGCCTACCAACGAGCCACAGCAATACGCAATGAAAAACGCAATCAATATATATGGATACCCCAGCATCAGACCCATGACGACACCCAGGCGAATATCTCCCCCGCCGATCCACTTACCCCGAGAAATAATGTATTGCACATAGAAAAAGCCCCCGCCGATCACCGCACCGATAAACAAATCAATGACCGCCACGCGCAATACCACAATAGATAAGATAGCGCTAACCACCATCGCCGGTATACTGACGCGATCAAGGATCAAATAATACCGCAGGTCATACACAAACATGACAATCAAAAAAATAGTATAGACACTGTACACGAAGAATTGTACCGACACCCCAAACTTCCACCACAATAACCCGAGGAGTAATCCAGTGGCTAGTTCAACGAGTGGATACTGCCAGGAAATTGGCTTGTGGCAATAGCGGCATTTCCCGCGCAGCATCACAAAACTAAAAACCGGGATAAGATCCCAGGTAGATAAATCGTGTTTACAATGCGGGCAATACGACCGCCCGCGGACAAAACTAACTCCAGCGTGCAAACGATAGATCACCGCATTTAAGAAGCTCCCCACCACCAGGCCTAAAATAAGTACTAAAAAAGCGTCCATAGTCGCTTTATTATACCAAAAAATAACCCTCTCGTATAGAAAGAAGCTTAATGAAATGGTGCCTACTGTATCCCTTCCGGAGACAGGGTGTGCTGCCCGGCGGCATAATTTCCGTAAGCATTTTCCAGGGAAAAGGTCACCTGATAGGTTAGCTCACTTGGCACGGTTGTCACGGTATACGCACCACCGCCCGGGTCTTTGAATTGGGCACTATCAGAAAGATACCCAGACAAATTGCAGGCGCTGACTAAATCCCCAGCCGTGGCGCAGCCATTGATCGCCGCATCACCGTAACTTGCTCGATTATTAAACATCATTTCAAAAGCGGCCTGCAGCCGCGCCATGTCAGCCATCCGCTTGGCATCACGCGTTTTTGATCGCTCTTGATTGAGTAAGAAAAAACCGCCCCCCACAAGCACGCCAATCACAATGATGATGGTGAGAATGGTAACAGTGCTAACTCCTGATTGATTTAATTTCATATGTGTAAATACATTATGTCGCTGGCAATGTCGGACAATTATTCGCCTCGCCCGAGACGCCAGTGGAATAATAATAAAACCATTGTCCTGAATTTGCTTCTTGATGGAAGCAAAATACATAATTTCGGTGGCCGACTTGCGCAGATTCATTGGTATCATAGTAATAATAGAGACCATTGCCAATGGTGTTTGTTGGATCCATTATTGCCTTGCTCATGAACGTGGGAAAGAGCGGGTTGTTTGATGCGGAAAATATGCTACCAACCGCACCGCTGGTACTGAGATCCGGGCCGGTACCACTCGCCGCGATGGGGATGGGGTAGTGCTGATACGTCTCCTGATACAGTTCGAGTGCTGCTCTGATTGCGGTCAGATCAGCAAATCGTTTCGCATCCCGCGCGTCTCGTCGCGTATCCATTAGCGTAGCAATGCCAATCGTCGCCAAAATGCTAATGATCGCCATCACTACCAAGAGTTCAATCAATGTAAATCCTTTTGGTACGCTTTGTCTCATGCGAGTTCGTATTACGGGTTACCGCATTCTGAACACAAGTATAGCCTATTATTGCATTTCACTCAACGATTGGAGGCCGGTAATAGCCGGTCCAAATTGATCTACGTACTGCAAGGACTGTAAATAATAATACTCGGCACGTGCAGTATTCCTCTGCGTTTTCATAATTTCTCCCAATAAATAATTCAGTGCGGCTAATTGAGTGGGTAAATTCGGATTACGAACACGTATACCAGGATAATATACATCGAGGTACTCGCGGATAACCTGCGCCGCTTCATCATAGCGCTCTTGAGAATACAGTGCAAAACCTAAGTCGTAAAAAATATCAGGCAAAAATAAAGGGTTAAGCTCGGTTGCCCGAGTCAATGGCACGATCGCACGCTCATACTGATCCTGCGCAATGTACAATCGCCCCAGCATCCAGAATGGGCGATACTGCTCCGGCTGCCGCTGGGTCAAAGTTAGTAATCGCTGCTCCAGAGCGGCCCGCTGATCTGCCGTCAGCAGCGACAAATTGGTTATCGCTAATCCAGCATACTGGGTATAAACAACCAAATCCGGATCAAAGCGCTGCCCTTGCTCATATGAAGCAAACGCTGATTCAAATTCTCCACGTTGTGCCTGGCGCTCAGCCATGTCAAATAAGTACGCACCCATAAATACAGTGAGCCCGCGAAACAATACAACTATCGCTGTTATGAGCACGCCGGCCGATATCATTTTTGATATCCACGGGCGATCACTGTCGGCTTCTGCTGAAGCTAATTCGCCCGTTTGTTGACGCCCCCAGGCCATCAATACCCCCAGCATCAACCAAAACAAAATAAACACCAGGGCAAAATGCCAACCAAAATCAAATGCTGCATGCGTTGCTGATGCGAGCGCGCCCAGGGCTGCGCCGATCAGGATTCCTCGCCGGTGTTCATCAGTCTCGCGTCGAATCACTACTATGATGCGCCTGCCTACTAATATGATAAAAGCAACGAGGGCCGCTCCTCCAAAAACGCCCAGCTCAGCAAATGCCTGCATATAATAATTGTGCGCATAACGCGGTTGCTCATTGACCGTCTCAGCATACCGAGCATACATATCTTGATATGTATTCAAACCGGTCCCAATAATAGGGTGGTCAATTGCCATGTGAATCGCGCTGACCAAAAAATTCCAACGCTGGCTGAAACTTGATATGAAATCGGAATAGGAAATGGTCTCATAAATTTTAATCGCCCGCCCCAGGTCTTTATGCTGAGCATAGCGAAAACCAATTAGTCCTCCTACGCCAAGGATGGCACAGAGGAGCATGATCACTACCGTTGTACGACTAAATATTTGTCGATGAAAACGACGCAATAATATGTAGAGTGGAATAATACTACTGACCCAGGCGGTGTATGAATATGTCAGAGCCAGCCCCACGATCATGGTTAGTGCAGATAATCCCCATATTGTTTTGTACAGTTTCCGCTCCGCCTGAATCCACTGTATACACGCCAATGGTATGAGGAGAATGAACACGCCAGATATCGCATTTGCATTAAACAAAAAACCGCTCAAGCGAGGGCTCGATTGATTGAGAAACATTACGAATCCAGCGAGTGCCCCAAGCACGCCAACCCCAATGACTCCCCAATTAAACAGTTCAATATGTCGCCAGGTACGAAAAAAATGTATAGCGGAAAAATAAATAAGTATATAGGCAGCCAGCAAAAACCAGTAGCTCAAACTCCCATACCAATGTACGGAAAAAAATACCCCCGCCAGCCCAATGACGAGCCAACCAATCATATATGTATGCGGATGGCTGACGACTGATCTCCAGCGAGTCGATGCGGTATTAAATCGATGACCTCGGAGAATTAAAAAGGCAAATAAAAAAGAAAAAATTAGAACAATTGCGTGCACCCATTTGCTCCATTCTGCAGAAAAAAATGAGGTCACCGTGAG from Candidatus Kerfeldbacteria bacterium includes these protein-coding regions:
- a CDS encoding prepilin-type N-terminal cleavage/methylation domain-containing protein — translated: MYTRRHNQSGFTLIEMIVAMAIFTVTVLVATNVYLLVSNSQRRALASQKILDDVRALFETMTQEVRLGTINYDYYESQGTDLHPAAGSGVDTLALRSQSGELVFFRHATDRVQYCTEVTAGECDTAGTGWLDVTPVGVNIEALSFTITPSADPFANILPVDCQLLGDAACTAAGLDSYRCGTDDICRYYSNGDNVQPHVLIMIKSTAIGQSQAERASVNMQTLVSSRIITSALQNQYHD
- a CDS encoding type II secretion system protein, whose product is MRQSVPKGFTLIELLVVMAIISILATIGIATLMDTRRDARDAKRFADLTAIRAALELYQETYQHYPIPIAASGTGPDLSTSGAVGSIFSASNNPLFPTFMSKAIMDPTNTIGNGLYYYYDTNESAQVGHRNYVFCFHQEANSGQWFYYYSTGVSGEANNCPTLPAT
- a CDS encoding prepilin peptidase: MDAFLVLILGLVVGSFLNAVIYRLHAGVSFVRGRSYCPHCKHDLSTWDLIPVFSFVMLRGKCRYCHKPISWQYPLVELATGLLLGLLWWKFGVSVQFFVYSVYTIFLIVMFVYDLRYYLILDRVSIPAMVVSAILSIVVLRVAVIDLFIGAVIGGGFFYVQYIISRGKWIGGGDIRLGVVMGLMLGYPYILIAFFIAYCCGSLVGIGLIVAHTKKWKSQVPFGTFLTAATIISFFFGERILEFYRGLIGL
- a CDS encoding prepilin-type N-terminal cleavage/methylation domain-containing protein, with the translated sequence MIAKPNSRGFTLLELLIVMFIIGVLTMIIVVNFNRGDKTQDLRSTSTQLIQSIRLAQGYSTGGNSLFFCGLGATQHAYERCANDAYCGGAVNSCTDAVPPGGYGVHFGAPYSYTLFGNTNTAENYFSVVDPLIFQADTLPTHVGMIAYRIGGVTHAAEVDSLDIVFIPPTGTISFFVGALPDASTQVDLLMKHQEIDTICRIISVNRASNQISESQGGCTF
- the gatC gene encoding Asp-tRNA(Asn)/Glu-tRNA(Gln) amidotransferase subunit GatC; translated protein: MALTEQDIQRLAHLARIELTPEEAQVFGEQLSSVLEYAKQIEEVDTSSVQLSSHIDYLTDVFRADIPVDASLADESIAQFPQAAGRLNKVKAVME
- a CDS encoding pilus assembly PilX N-terminal domain-containing protein: MINRRTTQPQGIVLVYVLLITFLITAIAITVSVVIINELKLTTTAADSVLAYYAAESGIERGLHTLKRMRINGSNTLADAVTAIQGLSASLSNNTNYDNAGSSQQSSVIQNQLVYENQFVQADYYDFENSLTLDLNSVAESIVVTNGGADPSTWAEVSWIAWDEQGTLGESVAARKLIGPTDLANGWTINELDVFDDPLNNIVPRGYRVRIKALFGNLSRVSVIPYDEPNGAGNVVDLPSLIQIKSVGERSALKQSLTATVPWKIPLYGLYDYVLFSEGELLKTIILSNPTYSSGPIHVEESLGAGVSCGDCATCQAAGWLASACHSTTNTYASCGTVSGAGGCLIKGFNNIWGFTLPIPVNVSAGDAYYVSLRMNYNCSGNPCTPAGRDLAVEISGQSVVVDDQAPGSSDVWRTCTIPEPFPIGSTTLPTTDPSRSIQITDHPFGLAEGGWSNHEAVFVDWYQLSTFKLFEDCI
- the gatA gene encoding Asp-tRNA(Asn)/Glu-tRNA(Gln) amidotransferase subunit GatA, which codes for MAAPWTIRTAYEALAGNKISSRELTEEYLARIKKYDQRIGAFLETYTESALAEADAADQRRKEGMAAELTGIPFAIKDLIMIAGRRCTAGSQALADYRAAYDATVISKLKEAGAVFLGKTSLDEFAMGSSNENTRMSQPKNPWDTMRVPGGSSGGSAAAVAADECVAALGTDTGGSVRQPASFCGVVGLKPTYGSVSRHGVIAMTSSLDQVGPLTKSVYDAALVFNATCGRDSHDSSIAKGVQHIDLAQLEKPIKGMKIGLPEEYFVEGMDAAVKDLIDAGIKKLEELGAEIIHVSLPLTKYALAVYQITATSEVSSNLARYDGMRYGLSVEAEQLLEVYQKSRALGFGSEVKRRIMLGTFALSAGYHDRYYVQAQKLRTMIRQEYADIFKHVDCLVSPTSPSTAFLHGEKFADPLMMYLSDIYTVPANIASICAISVPAGLANGLPAGIQFMAPAFAETRLCHLAHQYEQATDWHTLQPKLG
- a CDS encoding O-antigen ligase family protein — translated: MPAVSGRDRIIMVLFMALLTVTSFFSAEWSKWVHAIVLIFSFLFAFLILRGHRFNTASTRWRSVVSHPHTYMIGWLVIGLAGVFFSVHWYGSLSYWFLLAAYILIYFSAIHFFRTWRHIELFNWGVIGVGVLGALAGFVMFLNQSSPRLSGFLFNANAISGVFILLIPLACIQWIQAERKLYKTIWGLSALTMIVGLALTYSYTAWVSSIIPLYILLRRFHRQIFSRTTVVIMLLCAILGVGGLIGFRYAQHKDLGRAIKIYETISYSDFISSFSQRWNFLVSAIHMAIDHPIIGTGLNTYQDMYARYAETVNEQPRYAHNYYMQAFAELGVFGGAALVAFIILVGRRIIVVIRRETDEHRRGILIGAALGALASATHAAFDFGWHFALVFILFWLMLGVLMAWGRQQTGELASAEADSDRPWISKMISAGVLITAIVVLFRGLTVFMGAYLFDMAERQAQRGEFESAFASYEQGQRFDPDLVVYTQYAGLAITNLSLLTADQRAALEQRLLTLTQRQPEQYRPFWMLGRLYIAQDQYERAIVPLTRATELNPLFLPDIFYDLGFALYSQERYDEAAQVIREYLDVYYPGIRVRNPNLPTQLAALNYLLGEIMKTQRNTARAEYYYLQSLQYVDQFGPAITGLQSLSEMQ
- a CDS encoding type II secretion system protein gives rise to the protein MHILGSKKNQSGQTLLELIFALGIMITALTATIVLIVSSINASRESRQKLVATSLAREGIELARGIRDSNWVTVQYGICTDSGSGVTNEGLPCTSDSFCGAGTCAHEVWDAGLTGASPAIPVITGSSPYAFDFSVAAFTDQTARIYLNNNFYRQGAGVTGNPTEYHRLVYLNPICHDAGGAERIVDKFDNYTCGQGGSPVAAYPETVGYRIISEVRWPDAASNRKVILEDRLYNWQTL
- the ligA gene encoding NAD-dependent DNA ligase LigA, with protein sequence MDMHSARQRVKQLRAEINRHRYQYHVLDRQEISDAALDSLKHELQQLEERYPELITPDSPTQRVGGKPLDDFKKVHHEHPMLSLNDVFAAGEVIAWETRISKLLPDARQLDYFAELKMDGLALSLVYRGGVLYRAATRGDGRIGEDVTQNVRTIEAVPLQLQLDGLSPTLRKQALDEVEIRGEVYMTKRTFDALNREQEKRGEELFANPRNIAAGSIRQLDPTITASRRLSFMAYDLPTDLGQQTHADTHALLVQLGFRAGDHNQVCKTLDEVETYHTMIGKKRSGFNYWSDGIVVTVNDIATFKKLGVVGKAPRGSIAYKYPAEQATTVVEDIQVQVGRTGVLTPVAHLRPVQVAGTTVSRATLHNIDEINRLDVRIGDTVVIQKAGDIIPDVVQVLANMRAGSEKKFVMPNKCPVCGSSVARREGEVAYYCTNSSCYALQHEQLRHFVSKKAFDIDGLGPKILEQLSAADLVKLPVDLFDLTEADLEPLERFAEQSAHNLVDAIHKAKKVSLARFIYALGIRHVGEETARSLAETFHTIDRVMVASLEDFQRIPDVGGVVGESLYSYFQNKKNMQLIAGLQKRGVIIERAVAQKSVGALQGKKLVITGTLASLSREEAAERIRQAGGKVQSAVSAKTDYLVVGENPGSKREQAMKHRVPILSEMDFLNLLKKA